One region of Polaribacter pectinis genomic DNA includes:
- a CDS encoding MFS transporter, with amino-acid sequence MKKSVSEKVYFFFNTDDKNVDEHLPRNYFLLLISSIFTKLGDTLSNPKTVLAWIMNYINAPVYMISFIVPIRESGSMLPQIFLASYIKTKAKRKWIYVSGSIFQFASILAIGLIAYFFEGVFAGGLIILFLIIFSLSRSLCSVSSKDVLGKTIPKDRRGKLKGYTVSVSGILVLLTGLFMMYKSKSDASLLFYSGILVFASSMWLISAFIYSKIKEPKSEVEENKDTWKEVLQRIKIVKKDTHFRNFIIARSLLLCSALTAPFYVLLAQENIGKESYLLGLFIIANGVASILSAPVWGRMADISSKNVMSFATIIASILGIVMFIIIEVFVDFSKVFWLYPVAFFILGIAHSGVRLGRKTYVVNMAEGNKRTDYVAVSNTIIGLILLVTGGISALASLFSVELVLLVLSIFGILGAFMSYKLPNVEAE; translated from the coding sequence ATGAAAAAATCCGTTTCAGAAAAAGTCTATTTTTTTTTTAATACTGATGATAAAAATGTTGACGAGCATTTGCCAAGAAACTACTTTTTACTTTTAATAAGTAGCATTTTTACAAAATTGGGAGACACTTTAAGCAACCCAAAAACAGTATTGGCTTGGATTATGAATTATATAAACGCACCAGTTTATATGATTAGTTTTATTGTGCCTATTAGAGAATCTGGCTCTATGTTACCTCAAATATTTTTAGCGAGTTATATTAAAACCAAAGCAAAAAGAAAATGGATTTATGTTTCTGGGTCTATTTTTCAATTTGCTTCAATTTTAGCAATTGGTTTAATAGCTTACTTTTTTGAAGGTGTTTTTGCAGGGGGTTTAATTATTTTATTTCTGATAATTTTTAGTCTTTCAAGAAGTTTATGTTCTGTAAGTTCTAAAGATGTTTTAGGAAAAACAATCCCTAAAGATAGGCGTGGAAAATTAAAAGGATATACAGTCTCTGTATCCGGAATTTTAGTTTTATTGACTGGTTTATTTATGATGTATAAATCTAAAAGCGATGCTTCTCTCCTATTCTACAGTGGAATTTTAGTTTTTGCGAGTTCTATGTGGCTGATTTCAGCATTTATTTATTCAAAAATTAAAGAACCTAAAAGCGAAGTTGAAGAAAATAAAGATACTTGGAAAGAAGTTTTACAAAGAATAAAAATTGTAAAAAAAGATACTCATTTTAGAAACTTTATTATTGCACGTTCGCTATTATTATGTTCGGCTTTAACTGCTCCTTTTTATGTATTATTGGCACAAGAAAATATTGGAAAAGAAAGCTATTTGTTAGGTTTATTTATTATCGCAAATGGAGTTGCATCAATCTTAAGTGCTCCAGTTTGGGGAAGAATGGCAGATATATCGAGTAAAAATGTTATGTCTTTTGCAACGATAATTGCATCAATTTTAGGAATTGTAATGTTTATAATTATTGAAGTATTTGTAGACTTTTCGAAAGTATTTTGGTTGTATCCAGTCGCTTTTTTCATTTTAGGAATTGCACATAGTGGCGTTCGTTTAGGAAGAAAAACATACGTTGTAAATATGGCAGAAGGAAACAAAAGAACAGATTATGTAGCTGTAAGTAACACCATAATTGGTTTAATTTTATTAGTAACTGGTGGAATTAGTGCTTTAGCATCACTTTTTTCTGTAGAATTGGTATTATTGGTTTTATCAATATTTGGAATTTTGGGCGCATTTATGAGTTATAAATTGCCAAATGTAGAAGCTGAATAA
- a CDS encoding NAD-dependent succinate-semialdehyde dehydrogenase: MKKTTTINPATEEEIKSYERISPKEAKEKVAKANEAYQTWKKTSFEERSKLMNKLATIFEENIEEYAQLATQEMGKIIKQSRAEIEKCAKICRYYADNIEELLADEVIKTEAKKSYVTFQPLGVTLAVMPWNFPFYQVIRFAAPAVMTGNTGVLKHASNVQGCAFALEDAFKKAGFPNGVFTNLNLESKDIKAVIEDKNIVAVTLTGSEPAGRSVAKIAGENLKKTVLELGGSDAYIILEDADLEKATDLATYGRLQNNGQTCIAAKRFIVLEEIYDDFLKLFTKKMKDAKMGEPTNEDVYYGPMARVDLRDELHEQVEKTIKQGGKLVLGGKIPDRKGAYYPATILADLKAGMTGFDEELFGPVASVIKAKTEEEAIELANNSTFGLGSGVITGDSKRGEKVALQLEAGNSFVNKLVASDPRLPFGGIKNSGYGRELSSYGIREFVNTKSIWID, translated from the coding sequence ATGAAAAAGACAACAACTATAAATCCTGCAACAGAAGAAGAAATAAAAAGTTATGAAAGAATTTCTCCAAAAGAAGCGAAAGAAAAAGTAGCAAAAGCGAATGAAGCTTACCAAACTTGGAAAAAAACAAGTTTTGAAGAGCGTTCTAAATTAATGAACAAATTAGCGACAATTTTTGAAGAAAACATAGAAGAATATGCTCAATTAGCAACCCAGGAAATGGGTAAAATAATTAAACAATCTCGTGCAGAAATAGAAAAATGTGCAAAAATATGTAGATATTATGCTGATAATATTGAAGAATTATTAGCAGATGAAGTTATAAAAACTGAAGCTAAAAAAAGTTATGTTACTTTTCAACCTTTAGGAGTTACTTTGGCTGTAATGCCTTGGAACTTTCCATTTTATCAGGTAATTCGTTTTGCTGCACCAGCAGTTATGACTGGTAATACTGGCGTTCTAAAACATGCATCTAATGTACAAGGTTGTGCTTTTGCTTTGGAAGATGCATTTAAAAAAGCAGGTTTTCCTAATGGAGTTTTTACCAACTTAAATTTAGAATCTAAAGACATTAAAGCAGTTATTGAAGATAAAAATATTGTAGCAGTTACATTGACAGGAAGTGAACCTGCAGGACGTTCTGTTGCAAAAATTGCTGGAGAAAATTTAAAGAAAACCGTTTTAGAATTAGGAGGAAGTGATGCATACATCATTTTGGAAGATGCAGATTTAGAAAAAGCGACGGATTTAGCTACTTATGGACGTTTGCAAAATAACGGACAAACTTGCATCGCCGCAAAACGTTTTATTGTTTTAGAAGAAATCTATGATGATTTTCTAAAACTCTTCACCAAAAAAATGAAAGATGCAAAAATGGGAGAACCTACCAACGAAGATGTTTATTATGGACCAATGGCAAGAGTAGATTTGCGAGATGAATTGCATGAACAAGTAGAAAAAACAATAAAACAAGGTGGTAAATTGGTTTTAGGTGGTAAAATTCCAGATAGAAAAGGCGCGTATTATCCTGCAACAATTTTAGCGGATTTAAAAGCTGGAATGACTGGTTTTGATGAAGAACTTTTTGGTCCAGTTGCTTCTGTAATTAAAGCAAAAACAGAAGAAGAAGCAATTGAATTAGCAAATAATTCCACTTTTGGTTTGGGTTCTGGTGTAATTACAGGAGATTCTAAAAGAGGAGAAAAAGTGGCTCTACAATTAGAAGCAGGAAATAGTTTTGTAAATAAATTGGTGGCTTCAGATCCAAGATTACCTTTTGGTGGAATTAAAAATTCTGGTTATGGTAGAGAATTATCAAGTTACGGAATTCGTGAATTTGTAAATACAAAATCAATTTGGATTGATTAA
- a CDS encoding acetolactate synthase large subunit — MKTSDIIIQALENEGVEYIFGLPGEENLDVLESIRKSDKIEIIITRHEQGAGFMAATYGRLTGKPGVCMSTLGPGATNLVTPTAYAQLGAMPMVILTGQKPIKESKQGKFQILDVVEMMQPLTKFTKQITYGKNSGAIIREAFRRSQEERPGAVHLEIPEDVAKEEVEKPHFFNVENIKIPSANKDSVLDACKMIIAAKKPLLLIGAGANRKRASEALTDFVKTLKIPFFNTQMGKGIIDERNPLYIGTAALSSNDFIHEAIENADLIINVGHDSIEKPPFIMNADDERKVIHINFFAAEINEVYFPQLNVIGDIASTIKELTSQLKDNSKKWNNDFYLKVKENVSNHLAKYEEDNRFPILPQRLVKITRDILPEDGIVTLDNGIYKIWFARNFPAYAQNTLILDNALATMGAGFPSAMMAKKLNPDKKVISVNGDGGFMMNSQELETAIRMKLDLVIIILNDNAYGMIEWKQEGEGFPKFGLEYKNPDFVKYAESFGAFGYRPTSIKDFEEILAKTLDLKGIHIIDLAVDYSLNHKILNVLLKENSKK, encoded by the coding sequence ATGAAAACTTCCGATATAATTATTCAAGCATTAGAAAATGAAGGTGTAGAATATATTTTTGGATTGCCTGGAGAAGAAAATTTAGACGTTTTAGAATCCATCAGAAAATCCGATAAAATTGAGATTATAATAACAAGACACGAACAAGGTGCAGGTTTTATGGCAGCAACTTATGGACGACTCACAGGAAAACCTGGAGTTTGCATGTCCACTTTAGGTCCTGGAGCCACAAATTTAGTTACGCCAACTGCGTATGCACAATTAGGTGCAATGCCAATGGTTATACTTACAGGTCAGAAACCTATTAAAGAGAGTAAACAAGGAAAGTTTCAAATTTTAGATGTGGTAGAAATGATGCAACCACTCACAAAATTCACCAAACAAATTACCTATGGAAAAAATTCTGGAGCTATTATTAGAGAAGCTTTCAGGCGTTCTCAAGAAGAAAGACCTGGAGCTGTTCATTTAGAGATTCCAGAAGATGTTGCCAAAGAAGAAGTAGAAAAACCTCATTTTTTTAATGTTGAAAATATAAAAATTCCATCTGCAAATAAAGATTCGGTTTTAGATGCTTGTAAAATGATTATTGCAGCAAAAAAACCACTTTTATTAATTGGTGCTGGTGCAAATAGAAAAAGAGCTTCTGAGGCACTTACTGATTTTGTAAAAACTTTAAAAATCCCATTTTTTAATACACAAATGGGAAAAGGAATTATTGATGAAAGAAATCCTTTATATATAGGTACAGCTGCACTTTCTTCGAATGATTTTATTCATGAAGCGATTGAAAATGCCGATTTAATTATTAATGTTGGTCACGATTCTATTGAAAAACCACCATTTATAATGAATGCTGATGATGAACGAAAAGTGATTCATATCAACTTTTTTGCAGCTGAAATTAATGAAGTTTATTTCCCACAATTGAATGTTATTGGAGATATTGCCTCAACAATTAAAGAATTAACAAGTCAATTAAAAGACAATTCAAAAAAATGGAACAATGACTTTTACTTGAAAGTGAAGGAAAATGTTTCTAATCATTTAGCAAAATATGAAGAAGACAATCGTTTCCCAATTTTACCTCAAAGATTGGTAAAAATTACCAGAGATATTTTACCAGAAGATGGAATTGTAACTTTAGACAACGGAATTTATAAAATTTGGTTTGCGCGTAATTTTCCTGCCTATGCTCAAAATACTTTAATTTTAGACAATGCTTTGGCAACAATGGGCGCAGGTTTTCCTTCTGCGATGATGGCTAAAAAACTAAATCCAGATAAAAAAGTAATTTCAGTAAATGGAGATGGTGGTTTTATGATGAATTCACAAGAATTGGAAACCGCAATTCGTATGAAATTAGATTTGGTAATTATTATTTTAAATGATAATGCCTATGGAATGATTGAGTGGAAACAAGAAGGAGAAGGATTCCCAAAGTTTGGTTTGGAATATAAAAACCCCGATTTTGTAAAATATGCTGAAAGCTTTGGTGCTTTTGGGTACAGACCAACATCCATTAAAGATTTTGAAGAAATATTAGCAAAAACATTAGATTTAAAAGGAATTCATATAATAGATTTAGCAGTAGATTATTCGCTAAATCATAAAATATTGAATGTATTATTGAAAGAAAATTCGAAAAAATAA
- a CDS encoding NAD(P)-dependent alcohol dehydrogenase, whose translation MSEKIKAYGTEAADKDLQQMEIERRAILKNDVKIDILYCGVCHSDIHAAKNDWGNANYPLVPGHEIIGKVIEVGAEVKNYKEGDLVGVGCMVDSCKECGACEDDLEQFCENGMVGTYNGKDKHSGDRTFGGYSTSIVVREEFVLKVPTNLDTKAVAPLLCAGITTFSPLNHWKIKKGDKVGIIGLGGLGHMGIKFASAMGAETYMITTSEGKAEDAKKLGADDVIISKNKDEMKKHAGSFDFLLNTVPVKHDINPYLQILKRDSTMVMVGAIEPLEPMNGGNLIMGRKRVAGSLIGGIKETQEMLDFCGEHNITSEIEMIDMQDINKAFERVTNNDVKYRFVIDMKTLKEA comes from the coding sequence ATGTCAGAGAAAATAAAAGCATATGGAACTGAAGCTGCAGATAAAGATTTGCAACAAATGGAAATTGAAAGAAGAGCAATTTTAAAGAATGATGTAAAAATCGATATTTTATATTGTGGAGTCTGTCATAGTGATATTCATGCAGCAAAAAACGATTGGGGAAATGCAAATTATCCTTTAGTTCCTGGTCATGAAATTATTGGAAAAGTAATTGAAGTTGGTGCTGAAGTCAAAAATTATAAAGAAGGAGATTTAGTTGGAGTAGGATGTATGGTTGATTCTTGCAAAGAATGTGGTGCTTGTGAAGACGATTTAGAACAATTCTGTGAAAATGGAATGGTTGGAACGTATAATGGAAAGGACAAACATTCTGGAGATAGAACTTTTGGAGGATATTCAACATCCATTGTTGTAAGAGAAGAATTTGTTTTAAAAGTTCCAACGAATTTAGATACAAAAGCAGTTGCACCATTATTATGTGCAGGAATTACTACATTTTCACCATTAAATCATTGGAAAATTAAAAAAGGAGATAAAGTTGGTATCATTGGTTTAGGTGGACTTGGACATATGGGAATTAAATTCGCAAGTGCAATGGGTGCAGAAACGTATATGATTACAACTTCCGAAGGAAAAGCAGAAGACGCTAAAAAATTAGGAGCAGATGATGTAATTATTTCAAAAAATAAAGATGAAATGAAAAAACATGCAGGAAGTTTCGATTTTCTGTTGAATACTGTTCCTGTAAAACACGATATCAATCCGTATTTACAAATTTTAAAAAGAGATTCCACAATGGTTATGGTTGGCGCAATAGAGCCTTTGGAACCAATGAATGGTGGAAATTTAATTATGGGAAGAAAAAGAGTTGCAGGATCTCTAATTGGCGGAATTAAAGAAACGCAAGAAATGTTAGATTTCTGCGGAGAACATAATATCACATCAGAAATTGAAATGATTGACATGCAAGATATCAACAAAGCGTTTGAAAGAGTTACAAATAACGATGTAAAATATCGATTTGTAATTGATATGAAAACATTAAAAGAAGCATAG
- a CDS encoding peroxiredoxin-like family protein, translating into MIKPREKAPNLEINLVNDTKWSLQDQTPENFTMLVFYRGKHCPVCKKQLEELQKKKDEFTERGVNLIAISSDTEEVAKETYKEWDIEDIPVGYDFPIEEARKWGLFISEGIKNEPKHFTEPGLFLIHKDGTVYWESIQSMPFGRSPLREVLGGIDYILKEGYPARGEA; encoded by the coding sequence ATGATAAAACCAAGAGAAAAAGCACCTAATTTAGAAATAAATTTAGTGAACGATACAAAGTGGAGTCTACAAGATCAAACTCCAGAAAACTTTACAATGCTTGTTTTTTATAGAGGAAAACATTGTCCTGTTTGTAAAAAACAATTAGAAGAACTTCAAAAGAAAAAAGACGAGTTTACAGAAAGAGGCGTAAATCTAATTGCAATAAGTTCAGATACTGAAGAAGTAGCCAAAGAAACGTATAAAGAATGGGATATTGAAGATATTCCTGTTGGATATGATTTTCCTATTGAAGAAGCCAGGAAATGGGGTTTATTTATTTCTGAAGGAATTAAAAATGAACCCAAACATTTTACAGAACCAGGTTTGTTTTTAATTCATAAAGACGGAACTGTCTATTGGGAATCTATACAATCGATGCCTTTTGGAAGATCTCCTTTGAGAGAAGTTTTAGGCGGAATCGATTATATTTTAAAAGAAGGATATCCTGCAAGAGGAGAAGCGTAA
- the hpf gene encoding ribosome hibernation-promoting factor, HPF/YfiA family, whose amino-acid sequence MDIKFEYHEITASERLEAFTTEKLNHMYKKYDFLIRADVFFKQENTSSEETGKICGIRVSLPGPRLFAESSNDNFESSVSEAIRELDVQLRKKKDKMKAY is encoded by the coding sequence ATGGACATTAAATTTGAATACCATGAAATTACAGCAAGCGAACGTTTAGAAGCTTTTACAACAGAAAAACTAAATCATATGTATAAGAAATATGATTTTCTAATAAGAGCAGATGTGTTTTTTAAACAAGAAAATACATCTTCAGAAGAAACAGGAAAAATTTGCGGAATTAGAGTAAGTTTACCTGGGCCAAGATTATTTGCAGAATCAAGTAACGATAATTTTGAGTCGTCAGTTAGTGAAGCAATTCGTGAATTAGACGTACAATTAAGAAAGAAAAAAGATAAAATGAAGGCTTATTAA
- a CDS encoding cold-shock protein, whose translation MSKGTVKFFNETKGFGFITEEGVEKDHFVHVSGLVDEIREGDAVEFDLQEGNKGLNAVNVKVI comes from the coding sequence ATGAGTAAAGGTACAGTAAAGTTTTTCAATGAAACTAAAGGTTTTGGATTTATCACTGAAGAAGGAGTTGAAAAAGATCATTTCGTACATGTTTCTGGTTTAGTAGACGAGATTCGTGAAGGAGATGCAGTAGAATTTGATTTACAAGAAGGTAACAAAGGTTTAAACGCAGTAAACGTAAAAGTTATCTAA
- a CDS encoding DEAD/DEAH box helicase has protein sequence MSKHFSDLGIHQQLQQSLTDLQISVPTDIQQKVIPVILNQHEDVVAMAKTGTGKTASFGLPLLQLIDTKKEDIQAIILALTRELGQQIHNNLESFAKHSPDISIAVVCGGIPIKPQIDRLKKKTHIVVATPGRLADLVKREAINIKNISYFILDEADEMVSALKEGLDAIIAEIPKKRRTFLFTATMPGAIRQLVNNYMSKEVVTIEADMKTVGHQGIDHQYVVVEPIEKLEVLLHFLNSKEGQRGIIFCKTKAAVNKLAKNLAINKFSSGAIHGSLTQGIRDRIMGQFREGHIDILVATDLAARGIDVKEISYVVNYHLPDTYDAYVHRSGRTARAGAKGLSLTILQQEEVVDIADFEKELGISFSRYEKADAQSIEENNGLLWAKKIFKTKPNKTVSEDFKSQIKTIFHHLTKEELVDKILANYLAQTTSNTPKTEEVKKKKKR, from the coding sequence ATGTCAAAACATTTTTCCGATTTAGGAATCCATCAACAATTACAACAAAGTTTAACAGATTTACAGATTTCTGTACCTACAGATATTCAGCAAAAAGTAATACCTGTAATCTTAAATCAGCATGAAGATGTAGTTGCAATGGCAAAAACTGGAACAGGTAAAACTGCTTCTTTTGGCTTGCCATTATTGCAATTAATTGACACAAAAAAAGAAGATATTCAGGCAATTATTTTAGCGCTAACAAGAGAATTGGGGCAACAAATTCATAATAATTTAGAATCTTTTGCAAAACACAGTCCAGATATTTCTATTGCTGTTGTTTGTGGAGGAATCCCTATCAAACCACAAATAGATCGCTTAAAAAAGAAAACACATATTGTAGTGGCAACTCCAGGACGTTTGGCGGATTTGGTAAAACGTGAAGCCATCAACATAAAAAATATTTCTTACTTTATTTTAGATGAAGCAGATGAAATGGTAAGTGCTTTAAAAGAAGGTTTGGATGCCATTATTGCTGAAATTCCGAAGAAAAGAAGAACTTTCTTATTTACAGCAACAATGCCTGGTGCTATTAGACAATTGGTAAATAACTATATGTCTAAAGAAGTTGTTACCATTGAAGCTGATATGAAAACTGTTGGTCATCAAGGAATTGACCATCAATATGTAGTTGTAGAACCCATTGAAAAATTAGAAGTTTTATTACATTTCTTAAATTCTAAAGAAGGCCAAAGAGGAATTATTTTTTGTAAAACAAAAGCTGCAGTTAATAAATTAGCAAAAAATTTGGCAATCAATAAATTTTCATCTGGCGCAATTCATGGAAGTTTAACTCAAGGAATTCGAGACAGAATTATGGGGCAATTTAGAGAAGGACACATAGATATTTTAGTGGCAACAGATTTGGCAGCTAGAGGAATTGATGTAAAAGAGATTTCTTATGTGGTGAATTATCATTTGCCAGACACTTATGATGCGTATGTGCACAGAAGTGGAAGAACAGCAAGAGCAGGAGCAAAGGGACTTTCTTTAACTATTTTACAGCAAGAAGAAGTTGTGGATATCGCAGATTTTGAAAAGGAATTAGGAATTTCATTTTCGAGATATGAAAAAGCAGATGCACAATCTATAGAAGAAAATAATGGCTTGTTGTGGGCAAAAAAAATATTTAAAACAAAACCCAATAAAACAGTTTCTGAAGATTTTAAATCTCAAATAAAAACCATATTTCATCATTTAACAAAAGAAGAATTGGTAGATAAGATTTTGGCAAATTATTTGGCACAAACTACTTCAAATACTCCAAAAACAGAAGAAGTTAAAAAGAAGAAGAAGAGATAA
- a CDS encoding SDR family NAD(P)-dependent oxidoreductase, translated as MSEQKNNPEIDACIKTIQDLLADTNQLFEIPEAQRVALFKVAGELSRPNRDEFQRRRKDAKKAAKRKQIESDKHARKSTGIRSAREAALFVAPKLLGAAAIPEDTPELESPRNCYVCKAVFTKLHHFYDTMCTDCGDLNYAKRFQTTDLTGQVAVITGSRLKIGYHITLMALRSGATVIATTRFPADSAIRFAKEEDYKDWKDRLHIHGLDLRHIPSVEIFCNYIEQKYDRLDILINNAAQTVRRPSGFYAHMMENEKKPIDQLPILAQTLLENHAECLKEISDLSISSTKTAKNNVLPVTWHGPEPGIGLRNSAELSQIPYSFDNSLQTAEVFPEGKLDADLQQVDLRKTNSWRLRLGEIETTEMVEVQLVNAVAPFVLCNRLSNLMMKENTGKKHIINVSAMEGKFHRFKKVDRHPHTNMAKAALNMLTHTSSATFAKKGIYMNAVDTGWVTDEDPAELSKKKEEVHDFQPPLDIVDGAARVMDPLIDGINTGKHWSGKFLKDYFPIDW; from the coding sequence ATGAGCGAACAAAAAAATAATCCAGAAATAGATGCTTGTATAAAAACAATACAAGATTTATTGGCGGATACAAATCAGCTTTTTGAGATTCCAGAAGCACAAAGAGTCGCACTTTTTAAAGTTGCTGGCGAATTATCTCGTCCAAATAGAGATGAATTTCAGCGAAGAAGAAAAGATGCTAAAAAAGCGGCAAAACGAAAGCAAATTGAAAGCGATAAACATGCAAGAAAATCAACCGGAATTCGTTCTGCAAGAGAAGCAGCCTTGTTTGTGGCACCAAAATTATTAGGTGCAGCTGCAATTCCAGAAGACACACCAGAATTAGAATCTCCAAGAAATTGCTACGTTTGTAAAGCAGTTTTTACAAAATTGCATCATTTTTATGATACCATGTGTACAGATTGTGGCGATTTGAATTATGCCAAACGTTTTCAAACGACAGATTTAACAGGACAGGTTGCTGTAATTACAGGTTCTCGTTTAAAAATTGGCTATCATATTACTTTAATGGCTTTACGTTCTGGAGCAACTGTAATTGCTACGACTCGTTTTCCTGCAGATTCTGCCATTCGTTTTGCAAAAGAAGAAGATTATAAAGATTGGAAAGATCGTTTACACATTCATGGTTTGGATTTAAGACACATTCCAAGTGTGGAAATTTTCTGTAATTATATAGAACAGAAATACGATAGATTAGATATTCTCATCAACAATGCAGCACAAACTGTAAGAAGACCATCAGGTTTTTACGCTCATATGATGGAAAATGAAAAGAAACCAATTGATCAACTTCCAATATTAGCACAGACTTTATTAGAAAATCATGCTGAATGTTTGAAAGAAATATCAGATTTAAGTATTTCATCAACAAAAACAGCTAAAAATAATGTGTTGCCAGTAACTTGGCATGGACCAGAACCAGGAATAGGCTTAAGAAATTCAGCTGAATTGTCTCAAATTCCTTATAGTTTCGACAATTCTTTACAAACAGCAGAAGTTTTTCCTGAAGGAAAATTAGATGCAGATTTACAACAAGTAGATTTAAGAAAAACCAATAGTTGGCGTTTGCGTTTGGGCGAAATCGAAACCACAGAAATGGTAGAAGTTCAGTTAGTAAACGCAGTTGCACCTTTTGTTTTGTGTAATCGTTTGTCTAATTTAATGATGAAAGAAAACACAGGAAAGAAACATATTATTAACGTTTCTGCGATGGAAGGGAAGTTTCATAGATTTAAAAAAGTAGACAGACATCCACATACAAATATGGCAAAAGCGGCTTTAAATATGTTAACGCATACTTCTTCAGCAACTTTTGCAAAGAAGGGAATTTACATGAATGCTGTAGATACAGGTTGGGTTACAGATGAAGATCCTGCTGAATTGTCTAAAAAGAAAGAAGAAGTGCATGATTTTCAACCTCCTTTAGATATTGTTGATGGAGCAGCAAGAGTAATGGATCCGTTAATTGATGGAATTAATACTGGAAAACATTGGTCAGGAAAGTTTTTGAAAGACTATTTCCCTATTGATTGGTAA
- a CDS encoding arylesterase: MFKVKNKEIQASKPIFSSSKLIKLCYFIIAFLLISCGNEKEKKSTENNTSTKEVTNTKTEEKSATNKTILCFGDSITAGYGLNDTNDAFPAILQQKIDSIGLNYTVLNSGVSGETTAGGKSRIDWVIKNKPEIFLLELGANDGLRGVQLTETKSNLQAIIDVVKKKSPKTKIILAGMQLPPNMGLDYTTEFKQLFIDVAKENKIAFIPFILKDVGGIASLNQNDGIHPNVKGHKIMANTVWEVLASIIK; this comes from the coding sequence ATGTTCAAGGTTAAAAATAAGGAAATTCAAGCATCTAAACCAATATTTAGTTCTTCTAAACTCATAAAGTTATGTTATTTTATAATTGCATTCTTGCTGATTTCTTGTGGAAATGAGAAAGAAAAAAAGTCAACCGAAAATAATACTTCAACAAAAGAAGTAACAAACACTAAAACTGAAGAAAAATCAGCCACAAACAAAACGATTCTTTGTTTTGGAGATAGTATTACTGCTGGTTATGGTTTGAACGATACAAATGATGCTTTTCCAGCAATTTTACAGCAAAAAATAGATTCTATAGGACTGAATTATACTGTTTTAAACTCTGGCGTAAGTGGAGAAACAACTGCTGGTGGAAAAAGTAGAATTGATTGGGTAATAAAAAATAAACCTGAAATATTTCTTTTAGAATTAGGAGCAAATGATGGATTAAGAGGCGTACAATTAACTGAAACAAAATCTAATTTACAAGCTATTATTGATGTTGTGAAGAAAAAAAGCCCGAAAACCAAAATCATTTTAGCAGGCATGCAGTTACCACCAAATATGGGCTTGGACTACACAACCGAATTCAAACAATTATTTATTGATGTTGCCAAAGAAAACAAAATCGCTTTTATTCCTTTTATTTTAAAAGATGTTGGTGGCATTGCTTCTTTAAATCAGAATGATGGAATTCACCCAAATGTAAAAGGACATAAAATTATGGCAAATACAGTTTGGGAGGTTTTAGCTTCTATAATTAAGTAG
- a CDS encoding ABC transporter ATP-binding protein, producing MSKILKITGLEKTYTSGNKELTVLRDISFEVEAGQTFSIVGPSGSGKTTLLGICAGLDQPNAGNVELCGQNLSSLNEDERAQLRNKEVGFIFQNFQLLPTLTALENVSVPLELQGAKDATAKSRILLEKVGLGDRVNHYPSQLSGGEQQRVALARAFSNSPSILFADEPTGNLDEETGEKVIKLLFDLNKENGTTLVIISHDLELANRTQQILRLKGGKIISNELTATL from the coding sequence ATGTCAAAGATATTAAAGATAACTGGTTTAGAAAAAACATATACCAGTGGTAACAAAGAATTAACGGTTTTACGAGATATTTCTTTTGAAGTAGAAGCAGGGCAAACTTTCTCGATTGTTGGGCCTTCTGGAAGTGGAAAAACTACTTTATTGGGTATTTGTGCAGGTTTAGATCAGCCAAATGCAGGAAATGTAGAATTATGTGGGCAAAATTTAAGTAGTTTAAATGAAGACGAACGTGCGCAATTAAGAAATAAGGAAGTCGGTTTTATTTTTCAAAATTTTCAATTATTACCAACACTTACGGCATTAGAAAATGTGAGTGTTCCCTTGGAATTACAAGGTGCAAAAGATGCTACTGCAAAAAGTAGAATCTTGTTAGAAAAAGTTGGTTTGGGAGATCGTGTGAATCATTATCCGTCTCAACTTTCTGGTGGAGAACAACAAAGAGTTGCTTTGGCAAGGGCTTTTTCGAACTCGCCATCTATTTTATTTGCTGATGAACCCACAGGGAATTTAGACGAAGAAACTGGAGAAAAAGTAATTAAATTACTGTTTGATTTGAACAAAGAAAACGGAACAACTTTGGTAATTATTTCTCACGATTTAGAATTGGCAAATCGTACACAACAAATATTACGATTAAAAGGAGGGAAAATAATATCGAACGAATTGACAGCTACATTGTGA